The Biomphalaria glabrata chromosome 17, xgBioGlab47.1, whole genome shotgun sequence genome segment AATATGTCTCTCATGAGCTACTCTGATTATAAGTGTAGTTTGATTGGTGAAGTGCTAGAGAAAGCTAAGAAAGAACTGAAAGAAGATCCAAACACCAGAATCATTGAGGTCAAAAACCTTAGGACACGACTTGAAAAGGTTCCTGGTAAGATTGATAAATCATCATACAGgtgctagtaaaaaaaaaataaatagagcaATAGCTTACACTTGATAGATTCATTAGTTAAATAAGTACCCTTTTGagaccttatgatctatagggcaggtgatatAAATGTCATcttgtttctgtagcccacagttaacaaagttgtcatgtggccaacacaacaacCAATCATCTTTACCTATCCCCAATTAATGTcggttacccattagagctgggtgcactcagaggcgccctaaagattccgaaatttaaaattcttcaactggattcaaacctgggaccccttggttaggaagccaaattctttactactcagccaccatgcttCCCATTAGTTAAATGCTTACCTTACAACAGTTTCATTCTACAAAGTTTCTCCTAATGAGGTTTTGTTTGCACAATGTCAATAGAGTTAGACACATTTAAGTAGTTCATTGATGTTgtatttaaacttttagttaatggaataaagaaacatttttattactccgttgttgtttttttttattaacatctattttatttttatcctGAAACTtttattgctgttttttttttttataattaaaaaaaaataattttatcttgAAACTTTCAGGCCTGCAGCCTCGCACTGACATAAAGTTCCTTTTGCCGTTCCTGCGGGCCAGGAAGTTTGACCAGGAGAGAGCCTTCCAGCTTGTTAAGAACTACTATGAAGTTCGCAAAGAGCAGCCAGACATGTTTGATGATTTAAAGCCATCCAGAGTCAAGCATGTCATAGAAGCGGGTATCTATGAAGTACTGAAAGGCAGAGACAATCAGGGATGCAGAGTCATTGTCATGAGGCCAGGTTGGTGTTGCTTTTAGAAGTAGCCAGTCTGATTCAGAAACTTTTGATCTGCATGAAGCTTCATAGCTTTCATAGTTTTGAAAAACTTGcaagattattttatttgtattcttgaacaatgttgtttttcaaactgtttataaagtgaacaatatCTTTTGTCCCTCCTCTAGGGAAGTGGGACCCAGACAGATTCCCTATCACTGACCTGCCAAAAGCTTCATTTCTTATCTTGTCAAAGATTATCATGGAGGTAAATTTGTTATCTTTGTGTTTGTCTTCTATTCTACTAGGAATGATGTTGAGAAACATGGCTGTCTCTGAATTAGGTCCAGCACACTCCAAAATGGTTAAAACTCTTTTTTTACCATTTTGAATTCATGTTTTAAAGAATGGGCTATTTTATTGATCCTTTTTAGCTAATGTGTTGATTTatgcaaattttacaaacttaaaaaaatacttaaaatggTTATTAATTTTTCAAGTAAATAATTGTTAAGGAAGTGAATATGTATCTACTTGCATATAGGAATAACATTTTTgatgagaggaaaaaaaaacaacttagctGTCAATTTctacttatttttgtttattttctgacTTAAAATATGATAACTTGCATCAGCTTCTGACACCAAGTTGACAGCACTTAAAATATGATGGCTAACTTTTTAAGGTGTGAAACATTTCCTCTCTTACCCTCTTATGCATCACAGACGTTCCTTTAAAAGAAGAGATaatcaataataattattattggattatagagcgctgttaacaaacataatgtagccaaacataaaacaaagagTGCAAATGAACAAATAGGTGTTAAGGTTCTTcttaagcgtggtcgagaggccaagtgcgcttgaacttggcttggctacctagaagggggctcgaggttcgacacccgacttgggcagagttgtgtttacagagcacctaaaggcagcacggaaaaccaactcctagataccccctctcccccccccccccccccacaccggtccacaaatgagattggaccaaaagcgctctgagcatgctataagcatgaaagtagcgctatataaaagctataataataataataacatgtcTTTTGAGATCCATGGGGTGTGAGTTCCAAACCTCCGGTCTGTGCTGTGAAAAAGCCTGCAAATTTGTCAATGGATAGCCATGTGTTAATCCagttgtgcatgttaattagagacctaAACCCTGTCTgctgtcattggttttcctgcctgattcaggcaacccgttccatgctctaatggacACAAGGGATGAAGGAGCACTCATATGAATTTGTCATAGCATATGATATAAGAATGTGTCATTCATTAATGAAGTAAACTCAATTGTTTCATTTCtcatttctctttgtttttaaaggatTGTCTTagcatggatggctgcctggtcgtgcggtttgcgcgctggactgtcgttcagatttatcgatggtccagggttcaaaccctgcctgctcccatcccccgttgtcctgcgggaggttaggactaggaagtaattatcttcaactctgaaggaacatccgaaacatgtaaaacaacattttacaaacatgtcttGTGACAGGCTTACCAATTCATATTAATAGGCTAGAAATTGCTTTAAAATTGACGATAACAGTTATAGAATGAATTGGGGAATTCAGTTCTCAGGTTATTCATCATACCCAATCTAtgtgttattaattttgttttcaggaTGAGGAAACCCAAGTCAATGGCATTCACATGATCAACAATTTAGCTGGTGCCACCATGAAGCAAGCCTCACACATAGGGCCCTCCATAGCCAAGAAATTTCTTCATTTAATCCAGGTGCTGCTTTGTTTGACATAATTAGGTCTTTAgttacatgtatgtatgtagctCTATAAACTATATTTCATTTCTGCCATTTATTGAATTATTTCCTAatggtttgtatttttttaaaaatgttttcaatgttttcatataGACTTCTttgtctaattaaaaaaaaatttttttttagtctttgcatatttcttacaaaaaataaaaaaggtaatCTTTTGATTAATTatacttaatttattttattaaaagaaagcaAGTTTGTTATAATCTTCCAAGCTAAATGCATTGATGTTTTATTAGACTTAATGAAACTCTGTTTTCTTACAGGATGTTATACCTTTGAGACTCAAGAGATTTGATTATGTGAATGAACCAACTTTCTTTGACATCGTTTTTGCTATTTTTAAACAGTTTCAAAAGGAAAAGTTTACAAAGAGGGTAAGAAATTTTGTTTGGGGGTGAAGACAAATTTAGCCTGACtagtttttgtttacattgagATTTAGCCTGTCACTGTCCAGTCATTGTTTACATTGAGATTTAGCCTGTCACTGTCcattcattgtttacattgagATTTAGCCTGTCACTGTCCAGTCATTGTTTACATTGAAATTTTAGCCTGTCACTGTCCAGTGATTTTGATTTTTCTAAGAGGAAGACTTTCTGGAAACtcaaatttagtaaaaataGCATCACATTTAGTTAATAGTCttggaaaatacatttttcttagCTTTATCATTTTAGCCCCAAAATAAAAGCAGCTCAATATTGTGGCTTGACAataaatggaaataaagaagGGAGCAAATATTGATCGAACTAGGATTCACAAAAGACACCATACGAAAGTCTTTACACAGAAATGCTTTGTGTCTATAGCattcacaaagattaaacataataaaacacctagcaggaaaatcctggggagctgaaaagaaaaccttaagacagttatacactggatatgtcagatctgtaatggataactgtctctccatacaagtagctgccaacaaaacctatcaatcatcattagatacaatccaaaaccaagccttgcggttaattagtggaggtatgagaactactcccacagcagcctgtgaaatagactccaatattgaacctcttaagttaaggcgcaacagagcagcattagaagctattgagagatacagaaggttggaggacgatcatccaaataaattactaacacagagaaataggaaaaacaaccaaaaaaagcaaaggactctgatccaacttactgacgaactagccctaaaacaccacctacccaataacagagaaaaaattaccaggttttcaaacattacaccctgactaaactacaaacaaccaaccatcaaaacacatttactaaataacaccttaacaaaagaatcaaatccactggagctcaaagtaggcacgcttgaaacaatcgaaagctatcaaaaaacagctatccatatttatacagacggattggctttcaaagctaccatcaatgctggtcttggtgccttcctggtcttccctaaaaataaacactttgagataagcgcaccctgtggtgattactgctcaaacttccaagccgaaattgaggcaattaccatagcactccagacagtggaaaacaaattatatgaaggagtgcaaccaccatcagatattgttgtctttacagactcccaatctactctgcaagcacttaatagcagcacctcaaacagcccaagagagttgacaacactcattgtgataattcaccagatgatatcaaaattaaatatcaatattacactacagtggatccctggacacattggcatcatgggaaatgaaaaggcagataagctatcaaaggcaggttcatctatggaacaaccagatagacctgttaactacctcaccctaaggtcaatgttagtcaacaatcacaaagaggagtggctcaaccaatgggcatcaggaaacacaggcagagccatgtacagagaaatgactacgcctaacaaactggacagtattaacttcctcccccgcaaagaacaatctacaatcttccaattaagaacaggacacacaccactattaaattaccacctgaacaaaataaactccacacaactaccccatTGCAGACATTGCGCTCACCCcattgaaaccgtaaaccatatcctctttgaatgcccctccctaatccaccttaggcagaccctacttccactacagcccaacataaccaacaccctttacggcagtgctgaacaactgaagaaaacagcacacttcttttccttggcacagtctgcaaaagagctacagctcagcagcaataaagctggctagaagaagaagaagtgtcTATAGCATTCATtgcttgggtttttttttttttttttttttttttttttttttttttttacatattatggatgttccttcagtgttaaagatagttacttcctagcccaaacttctTGCAGGATGGTGGACGATGGCTGGGTGTGAACCCAGTACCATCAAGCAgacgtcttcttcttcttctagccagctttttgcttcTGAACTGTAAGGTCTTTTGTACAAGGGTTTAATCCACGAAAGTGGAGTGAGGCAGGAGATCTTTCTTTTACCACCAGTTTAGAGCCCACAAATTTTAAAAGCTTAACCCTTCACTAGTCTCCAGGGCGGCAGCTGATCAGTCCACC includes the following:
- the LOC106055901 gene encoding alpha-tocopherol transfer protein-like, encoding MSLMSYSDYKCSLIGEVLEKAKKELKEDPNTRIIEVKNLRTRLEKVPGLQPRTDIKFLLPFLRARKFDQERAFQLVKNYYEVRKEQPDMFDDLKPSRVKHVIEAGIYEVLKGRDNQGCRVIVMRPGKWDPDRFPITDLPKASFLILSKIIMEDEETQVNGIHMINNLAGATMKQASHIGPSIAKKFLHLIQDVIPLRLKRFDYVNEPTFFDIVFAIFKQFQKEKFTKRIVLNGDKFDKLHESINPELLPTDLGGKQEPYANKEWVQEFLASDGLFSEDNKFGFLNMNLQKNKDDKKADSTLQGLGGTFKKLEI